Proteins from a genomic interval of Corvus moneduloides isolate bCorMon1 chromosome 6, bCorMon1.pri, whole genome shotgun sequence:
- the PHLDA2 gene encoding pleckstrin homology-like domain family A member 2: MKMQAEVIREGELEKRSDSLFQLWKKKLVVLTKDSLSLFPDGHKRAKGKELGFGSILKVDCVERTGKYIYFTIVTKDRKEIDFRCPDQSCWNASITMALIDFQNKRAIQDFKSRQEMEQAAGTQERRLARAP; this comes from the coding sequence ATGAAGATGCAAGCCGAGGTGATCCGCGAGGGCGAGCTGGAGAAGCGGAGCGACagccttttccagctgtggaagAAGAAGCTGGTGGTGCTGACCAAGGACAGCCTCAGTCTCTTCCCCGACGGGCACAAGCGGGCCAAGGGCAAGGAGCTGGGCTTCGGCTCCATCCTCAAGGTGGACTGCGTGGAGCGCACGGGCAAGTACATCTACTTCACCATCGTCACCAAAGACCGCAAGGAGATTGACTTTCGGTGTCCGGACCAGAGCTGCTGGAACGCCTCCATCACCATGGCCCTCATCGACTTCCAGAACAAGCGGGCCATCCAGGACTTCAAGAGCCGCCAGGAGATGGAGCAGGCGGCGGGCACCCAGGAGCGGCGGCTGGCCCGGGCGCCCTga